A single Venturia canescens isolate UGA chromosome 1, ASM1945775v1, whole genome shotgun sequence DNA region contains:
- the GlyRS gene encoding glycine--tRNA ligase isoform X1 — MSFLPYTILCFVRTLTKQSSTHFSIKSQIPFISSRNFETSCRLSGIEKWGTAKKHRKVKLHLALDTMDPKTEEILAPLRASVKEQGDFVRKLKIDGAPELDIKKAVAELKLRKKILEDKELSFIPDSATFDRSRMEDLLKRRFFYDQSFAIYGGITGQYDFGPMGCALKANILEAWRKFFILEEQMLEVDCSILTPEPVLKASGHVDRFADLMVKDTKTGECFRLDHLIKAHLEKLAADQKTDDAKREECRDIIVKLDGMTKNEMAAVLKKFGMKSPLSGNDLTEPIEFNLMFGTQIGPTGLIKGFLRPETAQGIFVNFKRLLEFNQEKLPFAAAQIGNAFRNEISPRSGLIRVREFTMAEIEHFCDPKDKSHPKFADVNETKLLMYSACNQMDGKSAECLKIGDAVATGLVANETLGYFMARIQQFLLKVGVDPTKLRFRQHMSNEMAHYACDCWDAECLTSYGWIECVGCADRSAYDLTQHTKATGVRLAAEKRLIEPKVVDVVEAAPNRSVIGKSFRKEAKFVLEALSALDENAVDTLEKSLEAADVYQLTLADGNTVKITKDMVAVKRYQKTMHVEEIIPSVIEPSFGIGRIMYAIFEHNFKKRDGDEMRTFLSLPPVVAPLKCSVLPLSGNIEFVPFVKKLSQDLTRVDVSHKVDDSSGSIGRRYARTDEIAIPFGITIDFDTLKKKPHSATLRERDSMEQVRINLDELPSVVRDLSFGKVAWAEVEAKYPKFEQQESAEA, encoded by the exons atgagtttTTTACCGTACACCATTCTCTGTTTCGTTCGCACACTAACAAAACAATCTTCCACTCACTTCTCTATAAAAAGTCAGATTCCTTTCATAAGCTCGCGAAATTTTGAAACAAGTTGTAGGTTATCCGGCATCGAGAAGTGGGGCACTGCAAAAAAGCATAGAAAAGTTAAATTACACCTTGCATTGGACACGATGGATCCTAAAACCGAAGAAATTCTTGCTCCTTTGCGAGCAAGCGTCAAAGAGCAG GGAGATTTTGTGCGCAAGCTCAAAATTGACGGAGCCCCAGAACTGGACATTAAGAAAGCGGTGGCTGAGTTGAAATTACGAAAGAAGATACTGGAGGACAAGGAATTATCATTTATTCCAGATTCTGCGACTTTTGATAGGTCCAGAATGGAGGATCTTTTAAAACGTCGTTTCTTCTACGATCAATCGTTTGCGATATATGGTGGAATAACAGGACAGTATGATTTTGGTCCGATGGGATGTGCATTGAAGGCGAACATATTGGAAGCttggagaaaatttttcattctggaAGAACAGATGCTCGAGGTGGATTGTTCTATATTGACGCCTGAACCGGTGCTCAAAGCTTCGGGTCATGTAGATAGATTTGCTGATTTGATGGTGAAGGATACAAAGACCGGCGAGTGTTTTAGGCTTGATCATCTCATAAAAGCGCATTTGGAGAAGCTAGCAGCGGATCAAAAAACAGATGATGCAAAGCGGGAAGAGTGTCGCGatattatcgtgaaattgGACGGTATGACGAAGAACGAAATGGCTGcagtattgaaaaagtttggcATGAAATCGCCATTGTCCGGTAACGATTTGACAGAGCCAATTGAATTTAATTTGATGTTTGGAACTCAAATCGGTCCCACCGGCCTTATAAAAGGTTTTCTCAGGCCAGAAACGGCACAAGGAAtatttgtaaatttcaagCGTTTGTTAGAGTTCAATCAAGAAAAGTTGCCTTTTGCAGCGGCTCAGATTGGAAATGCGttcagaaatgaaatttcaccTCGTTCAGGGCTGATCAGAGTCCGTGAGTTCACAATGGCAGAAATAGAGCATTTTTGTGACCCTAAGGACAAGTCGCATCCAAAATTCGCTGACGTTAATGAGACAAAGTTATTGATGTATTCGGCCTGTAATCAGATGGATGGTAAAAGTGCTGAATGTTTGAAGATTGGTGATGCGGTAGCAACCGGTCTCGTTGCTAATGAAACCTTGGGCTATTTCATGGCAAGGATACAACAATTTTTACTCAAAGTCGGAGTCGATCCGACTAAATTACGTTTCCGACAACACATGAGCAACGAAATGGCACATTATGCTTGCGACTGTTGGGACGCCGAATGTTTAACGTCTTACGGTTGGATCGAGTGTGTAGGTTGTGCGGATAGATCGGCTTACGATTTGACTCAACATACTAAAGCGACGGGCGTTCGATTGGCCGCTGAGAAGCGCTTGATCGAACCAAAAGTCGTCGATGTCGTCGAGGCTGCTCCTAATCGCAGTGttattggaaaatccttcAGAAAAGAAGCCAAATTCGTTCTCGAAGCTTTAAGCGCTCTTGACGAAAATGCTGTTGATACTCTAGAGAAATCGTTGGAAGCCGCTGATGTATATCAGCTCACACTGGCCGACGGAAATACCGTGAAAATTACGAAGGACATGGTCGCAGTTAAGCGCTATCAGAAAACTATGCACGTTGAAGAAATCATCCCTTCTGTTATCGAACCCTCTTTCGGTATAGGACGCATCATGTACGCCATTTTCGAACACAACTTCAAGAAACGCGACGGTGATGAAATGAGAACTTTTTTGAGTTTACCACCTGTCGTCGCGCCTCTAAAATGTTCCGTTTTGCCGTTGAGCGGCAACATCGAATTTGTTcctttcgttaaaaaattgt CTCAAGATCTAACGAGGGTCGACGTTTCGCACAAAGTCGATGATTCATCAGGAAGTATCGGTCGTAGATACGCTCGAACAGACGAAATTGCTATTCCATTTGGAATAACGATTGATTTTGACACGTTGAAAAAGAAGCCGCATAGTGCTACTCTCAGGGAGAGAGACAGCATGGAACAAGTACGAATAAAT CTCGACGAACTTCCGAGTGTTGTCAGAGATTTGTCGTTTGGGAAAGTTGCTTGGGCTGAAGTGGAGGCGAAGTATCCGAAATTCGAACAACAAGAATCGGCTGAGGCCTGA
- the GlyRS gene encoding glycine--tRNA ligase isoform X2 yields MDPKTEEILAPLRASVKEQGDFVRKLKIDGAPELDIKKAVAELKLRKKILEDKELSFIPDSATFDRSRMEDLLKRRFFYDQSFAIYGGITGQYDFGPMGCALKANILEAWRKFFILEEQMLEVDCSILTPEPVLKASGHVDRFADLMVKDTKTGECFRLDHLIKAHLEKLAADQKTDDAKREECRDIIVKLDGMTKNEMAAVLKKFGMKSPLSGNDLTEPIEFNLMFGTQIGPTGLIKGFLRPETAQGIFVNFKRLLEFNQEKLPFAAAQIGNAFRNEISPRSGLIRVREFTMAEIEHFCDPKDKSHPKFADVNETKLLMYSACNQMDGKSAECLKIGDAVATGLVANETLGYFMARIQQFLLKVGVDPTKLRFRQHMSNEMAHYACDCWDAECLTSYGWIECVGCADRSAYDLTQHTKATGVRLAAEKRLIEPKVVDVVEAAPNRSVIGKSFRKEAKFVLEALSALDENAVDTLEKSLEAADVYQLTLADGNTVKITKDMVAVKRYQKTMHVEEIIPSVIEPSFGIGRIMYAIFEHNFKKRDGDEMRTFLSLPPVVAPLKCSVLPLSGNIEFVPFVKKLSQDLTRVDVSHKVDDSSGSIGRRYARTDEIAIPFGITIDFDTLKKKPHSATLRERDSMEQVRINLDELPSVVRDLSFGKVAWAEVEAKYPKFEQQESAEA; encoded by the exons ATGGATCCTAAAACCGAAGAAATTCTTGCTCCTTTGCGAGCAAGCGTCAAAGAGCAG GGAGATTTTGTGCGCAAGCTCAAAATTGACGGAGCCCCAGAACTGGACATTAAGAAAGCGGTGGCTGAGTTGAAATTACGAAAGAAGATACTGGAGGACAAGGAATTATCATTTATTCCAGATTCTGCGACTTTTGATAGGTCCAGAATGGAGGATCTTTTAAAACGTCGTTTCTTCTACGATCAATCGTTTGCGATATATGGTGGAATAACAGGACAGTATGATTTTGGTCCGATGGGATGTGCATTGAAGGCGAACATATTGGAAGCttggagaaaatttttcattctggaAGAACAGATGCTCGAGGTGGATTGTTCTATATTGACGCCTGAACCGGTGCTCAAAGCTTCGGGTCATGTAGATAGATTTGCTGATTTGATGGTGAAGGATACAAAGACCGGCGAGTGTTTTAGGCTTGATCATCTCATAAAAGCGCATTTGGAGAAGCTAGCAGCGGATCAAAAAACAGATGATGCAAAGCGGGAAGAGTGTCGCGatattatcgtgaaattgGACGGTATGACGAAGAACGAAATGGCTGcagtattgaaaaagtttggcATGAAATCGCCATTGTCCGGTAACGATTTGACAGAGCCAATTGAATTTAATTTGATGTTTGGAACTCAAATCGGTCCCACCGGCCTTATAAAAGGTTTTCTCAGGCCAGAAACGGCACAAGGAAtatttgtaaatttcaagCGTTTGTTAGAGTTCAATCAAGAAAAGTTGCCTTTTGCAGCGGCTCAGATTGGAAATGCGttcagaaatgaaatttcaccTCGTTCAGGGCTGATCAGAGTCCGTGAGTTCACAATGGCAGAAATAGAGCATTTTTGTGACCCTAAGGACAAGTCGCATCCAAAATTCGCTGACGTTAATGAGACAAAGTTATTGATGTATTCGGCCTGTAATCAGATGGATGGTAAAAGTGCTGAATGTTTGAAGATTGGTGATGCGGTAGCAACCGGTCTCGTTGCTAATGAAACCTTGGGCTATTTCATGGCAAGGATACAACAATTTTTACTCAAAGTCGGAGTCGATCCGACTAAATTACGTTTCCGACAACACATGAGCAACGAAATGGCACATTATGCTTGCGACTGTTGGGACGCCGAATGTTTAACGTCTTACGGTTGGATCGAGTGTGTAGGTTGTGCGGATAGATCGGCTTACGATTTGACTCAACATACTAAAGCGACGGGCGTTCGATTGGCCGCTGAGAAGCGCTTGATCGAACCAAAAGTCGTCGATGTCGTCGAGGCTGCTCCTAATCGCAGTGttattggaaaatccttcAGAAAAGAAGCCAAATTCGTTCTCGAAGCTTTAAGCGCTCTTGACGAAAATGCTGTTGATACTCTAGAGAAATCGTTGGAAGCCGCTGATGTATATCAGCTCACACTGGCCGACGGAAATACCGTGAAAATTACGAAGGACATGGTCGCAGTTAAGCGCTATCAGAAAACTATGCACGTTGAAGAAATCATCCCTTCTGTTATCGAACCCTCTTTCGGTATAGGACGCATCATGTACGCCATTTTCGAACACAACTTCAAGAAACGCGACGGTGATGAAATGAGAACTTTTTTGAGTTTACCACCTGTCGTCGCGCCTCTAAAATGTTCCGTTTTGCCGTTGAGCGGCAACATCGAATTTGTTcctttcgttaaaaaattgt CTCAAGATCTAACGAGGGTCGACGTTTCGCACAAAGTCGATGATTCATCAGGAAGTATCGGTCGTAGATACGCTCGAACAGACGAAATTGCTATTCCATTTGGAATAACGATTGATTTTGACACGTTGAAAAAGAAGCCGCATAGTGCTACTCTCAGGGAGAGAGACAGCATGGAACAAGTACGAATAAAT CTCGACGAACTTCCGAGTGTTGTCAGAGATTTGTCGTTTGGGAAAGTTGCTTGGGCTGAAGTGGAGGCGAAGTATCCGAAATTCGAACAACAAGAATCGGCTGAGGCCTGA